One Myripristis murdjan chromosome 17, fMyrMur1.1, whole genome shotgun sequence DNA segment encodes these proteins:
- the parla gene encoding presenilin-associated rhomboid-like protein A, mitochondrial: protein MAWRGCVMKWTKTQFIRSTNTASRGSRLTPYSQQRCAFRREAKRPETKKGNVDKETNNTPSEAADGVPPGQAVPRPPKVHRPTLFRPLMFTVGFTGCSFGAAAILQYESLKSRVQTAKEEAKSEKLIQGSQDMAYWHNWWNQLTDFQKQIILLMSMVDDFWSSLTEGQRTVTGIIAINAVVLCCWRIPSMQRSMIKYFTSNPASKTQCLPMVLSSFSHYSIIHMVANMYVLWTFSSSIVSLLGREQFLAVYLSAGVISTMVSYMCKTATGRLHPSLGASGAVMTVLAAVCAKVPEAKLGIILLPMVTFTAGNALKALVAIDTAGLILGWRLLDHAAHLGGALFGVWYVAYGHKLIWRKREPLVKLWHNIRSQGASGGRPGGGPGPL, encoded by the exons ATGGCGTGGAGAGGTTGTGTAATGAAATGGACCAAAACACAGTTCATCAGATCCACCAACACAGCGTCGCGAGGCTCCAG ACTCACCCCCTACAGCCAGCAGAGGTGTGCTTTCCGTCGGGAGGCCAAGAGGCCAGAGACAAAGAAAGGCAATGttgacaaagaaacaaacaatacaCCCTCTGAGGCTGCTGATGGCGTGCCACCGGGCCAAGCTGTGCCCCGTCCTCCCAAAGTCCACAGGCCCACGCTTTTCAGACCGCTGATGTTCACAGTAGGG TTTACAGGCTGCTCCTTTGGTGCAGCGGCCATCTTACAATATGAGTCTCTGAAGTCGAGAGTACAGACTGCAAAGGAGGAGGCCAAGTCAGAAAAATTGATACAG GGGTCCCAGGATATGGCATACTGGCATAACTGGTGGAACCAGCTGACAGACTTCCAGAAACAGATCATTCTCCTGATGTCCATGGTGGATGACTTCTGGAGCAGTCTCACTGAGGGACAGAGGACTGTCACTG GTATTATAGCAATAAATGCTGTAGTCCTGTGCTGCTGGCGGATCCCCTCTATGCAAAGATCCATGATAAAGTACTTCACTTCCAACCCAGCCTCCA AAACGCAGTGCCTTCCCATGGTCCTGTCCTCCTTTAGCCACTACTCCATTATCCACATGGTAGCCAACATGTATGTCCTGTGGACGTTTTCCTCCAGTATTGTCTCTCTCCTGGGGAGGGAACAGTTCCTTGCAGTCTACCTCTCTGCcg gTGTGATCTCCACCATGGTCAGCTACATGTGTAAGACAGCCACTGGACGTCTGCATCCTTCGTTAGGGGCG TCAGGTGCCGTCATGACAGTCCTGGCTGCAGTTTGTGCGAAGGTGCCAGAAGCCAAGCTCGGCATTATCCTCCTGCCCATGGTCACTTTCACAGCAGGAAAT GCTTTGAAAGCTCTCGTTGCCATAGATACGGCAGGACTTATTCTGGGATGGCGGCTGTTGGATCATGCAGCTCATCTTGGTGGAGCCCTCTTTGGAGT ATGGTATGTAGCATATGGCCACAAGCTAATATGGAGAAAGAGGGAGCCTCTTGTGAAGCTGTGGCACAACATCCGTTCTCAAGGTGCCAGCGGAGGCAGGCCTGGTGGGGGACCA